A single Perognathus longimembris pacificus isolate PPM17 chromosome 17, ASM2315922v1, whole genome shotgun sequence DNA region contains:
- the Rad51d gene encoding LOW QUALITY PROTEIN: DNA repair protein RAD51 homolog 4 (The sequence of the model RefSeq protein was modified relative to this genomic sequence to represent the inferred CDS: inserted 1 base in 1 codon) has product MALQARPTRRTRTRNQEAAAGLVKAIPGRWNPGGSLGVVFLVPTPPAVPAPALQGRPRGLRGTWGVLRAGLCPGLTEEMVQLLRSRGVKTVMDLAAADLEEVAQKCSLSYKALVALRRVLLAQFSAFPXNGADLYEELKTSTAILSTGIESLDKLLDAGLYTGEVTEVVGGPGSGKTQLCLCVASNVAHSLKQSVLYIDSNGGLTASRLLQLLQARTQDEDEQAAALQRIQVAHAFDIFQVLDVLQDLRGTVAQQITGSSGAVKVVVVDSVTAMVAPLLGGQQREGLGLMVQLARELKTLARDLSMAVVVTNHLTRDRDTGRLKPALGRSWSFVPSTRILLDIPEGARASRSCLRTACLTKSPRQPTGFQEVVDIGTSGSPDQSLVALGEQM; this is encoded by the exons ATGGCGCTGCAGGCCAGGCCGACGCGGCGCACACGAACCCGGAACCAGGAAGCGGCGGCCGGGCTTGTGAAGGCGATCCCTGGGCGCTGGAATCCCGGGGGTTCCCTGGGGGTGGTGTTCCTCGTTCCCACTCCC CCGGCGGTCCCCGCGCCCGCCCTCCAGGGGCGGCCCCGGGGCCTGCGGGGAACATGGGGGGTGCTCAGGGCGGGACTGTGCCCCGGCCTCACCGAGGAGATGgtccagctgctcaggagccgCGGGGTCAAGACAG TGATGGACCTGGCCGCTGCAGACCTGGAGGAGGTGGCCCAGAAGTGTAGCCTGTCTTACAAG GCCCTGGTCGCCCTGAGGCGGGTGCTGCTGGCCCAGTTCTCAGCTTTCC TGAATGGCGCTGACCTCTATGAGGAACTGAAGACCTCCACTGCCATCCTGTCCACTGGCATTGAAAG CCTGGACAAACTGCTTGATGCTGGTCTCTATACTGGAGAAGTGactgaagttgtaggaggcccgGGTAGTGGCAAAACCCAG CTATGTCTTTGTGTGGCTTCAAATGTGGCCCACAGCCTGAAGCAGAGTGTCCTGTACATTGATTCTAATGGAGGACTGACAGCCTCTCGCCTCCTTCAGCTTCTGCAGGCTAGAACCCAGGACGAGGACGAACAG GCAGCAGCTCTCCAGAGGATCCAGGTGGCGCACGCATTTGACATTTTCCAGGTGTTGGATGTCCTACAGGACCTGCGGGGTACAGTGGCCCAGCAG atAACAGGTTCTTCAGGGGCTGTGAAGGTGGTGGTTGTGGACTCGGTTACAGCAATGGTGGCCCCTCTTCTGGGAGGTCAGCAGAGGGAAG GCTTGGGCCTAATGGTGCAGCTGGCCCGAGAGCTGAAGACCCTGGCTCGGGATCTCAGCATGGCTGTGGTG GTGACCAACCACTTgaccagagacagagacactggGAGGCTCAAACCTGCCCTTGGACGCTCCTGGAGCTTTGTGCCCAGCACCCGAATTCTCCTGGACATCCCCGAGGGAGCCAGAGCATCACGCAGTTGCCTACGCACAGCATGTCTGACCAAGTCTCCCCGTCAG CCAACAGGATTCCAGGAGGTGGTAGACATTGGCACATCGGGGTCCCCAGACCAGAGCCTGGTGGCTCTGGGAGAGCAGATGTGA